In one Colletotrichum destructivum chromosome 2, complete sequence genomic region, the following are encoded:
- a CDS encoding Putative PPM-type phosphatase-like domain, protein phosphatase PTC7, with translation MAATVTMLRQPLVIFPKLRPLPAAFASLPTSFARHQTAPLARASERYMSTTRSMSSASVKKLSFHVAASFTAKDHPYDPSTHIFHFNPYNRIQQTRNKRSRPDSGHDAFFVSRAGDSGSVALGVADGVGGWVDSGVDPADFSHGFCDYMASTAYGHGSTKSDPTTNGTGDKEPLRAQGLMQKGYQAICEDSTVVAGGSTACVAVASPDGNLDVANLGDSGFIQLRLNAVHTYSEPQTHAFNTPYQLSIVPPSVAARMAAFGGANLCDFPRDADVTQHNLRHGDIVVFATDGVWDNLFNQDILRIVSRVMTSTGAWLMTKNGVRIVDNLRPFTKPSEDAAERPPSKFLTLQSVLAAEITAAAKSASLNRKVDGPFAKGVQKYFPQENWHGGKIDDICTLVLIASEDNKAEPKSRL, from the exons ATGGCCGCAACGGTGACAATGTTGCGCCAGCCTCTGGTTATTTTCCCTAAATTAAGACCATTACCGGCGG CTTTTGCTAGTCTCCCAACGTCTTTTGCGCGGCACCAGACAGCCCCTCTAGCCCGCGCTTCCGAACGATATATGTCAACGACAAGAAGCATGAGCTCCGCCTCGGTCAAAAAACTCTCCTTCCACGTCGCAGCCTCCTTCACGGCCAAAGATCACCCCTACGACCCGTCAACCCACATCTTCCACTTCAACCCCTATAACCGCATCCAGCAGACTCGCAACAAGCGGTCCAGGCCAGATAGCGGCCACGAtgccttcttcgtcagcaGGGCGGGCGATTCGGGCTCAGTAGCCCTCGGCGTTGCTGATGGCGTAGGTGGCTGGGTCGATTCTGGAGTTGATCCCGCGGACTTCTCGCACGGCTTCTGTGACTACATGGCTTCCACCGCCTACGGGCACGGCTCGACCAAGAGCGATCCGACGACCAATGGCACGGGCGACAAGGAACCGTTACGAGCACAAGGTTTAATGCAGAAGGGATACCAGGCAATATGCGAAGACAGCACCGTCGTCGCAGGAGGAAGCACAGCCTGCGTCGCTGTGGCGTCCCCAGACGGCAATCTCGACGTTGCCAACCTAGGCGATTCAGGCTTCATCCAGCTCCGGTTGAACGCCGTTCACACGTACTCCGAGCCCCAAACACACGCATTCAATACCCCCTACCAGCTCTCCATCGTACCTCCCAGCGTAGCTGCTCGTATGGCGGCCTTTGGCGGCGCCAACCTCTGCGACTTCccccgcgacgccgacgtcacCCAGCACAACCTTCGCCacggcgacatcgtcgtcttcgccaccGACGGCGTCTGGGACAACCTATTCAACCAGGACATCCTCCGTATCGTGAGCCGCGTTATGACATCGACGGGCGCGTGGCTCATGACCAAGAACGGCGTTCGTATCGTCGACAACCTCAGGCCCTTCACGAAACCTtccgaggacgccgccgagagacCACCCTCCAAGTTCCTGACGCTGCAGAGCGTGCTTGCGGCGGAGATCACGGCAGCCGCCAAATCGGCCAGCCTCAACcgcaaggtcgacggccccTTCGCCAAGGGCGTGCAGAAATACTTCCCACAGGAGAACTGGCacggcggcaagatcgaCGACATCTGCACCCTTGTCCTCATCGCGTCCGAGGATAACAAGGCCGAGCCCAAGAGTCGCCTATGA
- a CDS encoding uncharacterized protein (Putative yeast cell wall synthesis Kre9/Knh1-like protein) has protein sequence MKSFTSVLVAGFAALAQAVQLTNSNYDVQAGEPFTFTWSDAQGPVTLTLKNGPSNNLNTVQVITSGQSGTSFTWTPPSTLASDQYAIEITDGTGTPNYSEQFTLTTDVTASASVSSALSTVSPTATSTDSVSTITSSISLTSASSSAESSAVSSAANSTSASTVATSTRASTRTSATGEATTTPTTVPTSDSVRIGSPIALIGLTVAAMLCFQ, from the exons ATGAAGAGCTTCAcctccgtcctcgtcgctggCTTCGCCGCTCTTGCCCAGGCTGTTCAGCTTACCAACAGCAACTACGATGTCCAGGCTGGCGAGCCTTTCACCTTCACCTGGTCTGATGCTCAGGGTCCTGTCACCCTCACTCTGAAGAACGGCCCCAGTAACAACCTGAACACCGTCCAGGTCATCACCT CTGGCCAGTCTGGTACCTCGTTCACCTGGACCCCTCCTTCCACCCTCGCCTCCGACCAGTACGCCATTGAGATCACCGACGGCACTGGCACTCCCAACTACTCTGAGCAGTTCACACTGACCACCGACGTGactgcctcggcctccgtctcctctGCCCTCTCTACTGTCTCGCCTACCGCTACCAGCACCGACTCTGTTTCTACCATCACCTCCTCTATCTCCCTCAcctctgcctcctcctccgccgagaGCAGCGCCGTTTCCTCAGCTGCTAactccacctcggcctccacTGTCGCTACCTCGACCCGTGCCAGCACCC GCACCAGCGCTACCGGCGAAGCCACTACTACTCCCACCACCGTCCCCACCAGCGACTCTGTTCGCATTGGCTCCCCCATTGCCCTTATTGGCCTCACTGTCGCGGCCATGCTTTGCTTCCAGTAA
- a CDS encoding Putative lysine methyltransferase, S-adenosyl-L-methionine-dependent methyltransferase superfamily, giving the protein MASSAFSFGFGGDDIEGDSVPVAEAPASVPGPETPPSATASAFPVPGKPQLPHTSHALQEMLARLPSKVAFSTLDVTLDDGSVIRIPRRELWDVRVQLMAEDEAASEGPEAEGLGSHDVKTGVYEGGFKSWESSVDLVKVLASGPYIESLKQRPLRVIELGCGTALPSLALMQWAMRDSAPRSPLLLTLADYNPTVLQLVTLPNFILAWALEHRGQSPVLHEAFALEDELELTPEVLRLFQDFLASSQISLNFLSGGWSAELVNLLYETQSKLDKSDSFDTLLLGAETIYSPFALEAFNEMVFALLSKEQSERSNCQSQALVGAKRLYFGVGGSLDDFVDKARGKGATVVQVREEAEGVRRGVVCCTLNASH; this is encoded by the exons ATGGCATCCTCAGCATTTtccttcggcttcggcggcgatgacatAGAGGGCGACTCTGTCccggtcgccgaggccccCGCGTCTGTCCCGGGACCCGAGACCCCGCCGTCTGCTACAGCCAGCGCCTTCCCGGTACCGGGCAAACCCCAGCTACCGCACACCAGTCATGCCCTGCAGGAGATGCTCGCGAGACTGCCCTCTAAGGTCGCCTTCAGCACTCTGGATGTTACCCTTGATGACGGAAGTGTCATCCGCATTCCGCGTCGAGAACTTTGGGACGTGCGAGTGCAGCTCAtggccgaggatgaggccGCCAGCGAGGGCCCCGAAGCCGAGGGTCTCGGCAGCCACGACGTCAAGACAGGCGTTTATGAGGGCGGTTTCAAGAGTTGGGAGAGTAGCGTTGATCTGGTCAAGGTACTCGCCAGCGGCCCATACATCGAATCGTTGAAGCAACGGCCTCTCCGAGTGATCGAG CTTGGATGCGGCACAGCACTCCCTTCTCTGGCCCTAATGCAGTGGGCCATGAGGGATTCGGCCCCAAGATCGCCGCTTCTGCTCACTCTCGCCGACTACAACCCAACAGTTCTGCAGTTGGTGACACTGCCCAATTTCATCCTCGCTTGGGCTCTTGAACACAGAGGCCAAAGCCCTGTTTTACACGAGGCGTTTGCGCTCGAGGACGAACTCGAACTCACGCCTGAGGTGTTGCGGCTGTTCCAGGACTTCCTTGCCTCTTCTCAAATTTCTCTCAACTTCCTTTCTGGTGGTTGGTCAGCCGAGTTGGTCAATCTCCTGTACGAGactcagtccaagctggaCAAGTCCGACAGCTTCGATACCCTGCTTTTAGGAGCCGAAACCATATACTCGCCATTCGCGCTGGAGGCCTTCAATGAGATGGTCTTCGCCCTCCTCAGCAAGGAGCAGAGCGAGCGCAGCAACTGCCAGTCGCAGGCGCTGGTCGGAGCAAAGAGGCTCTACTTTGGAGTGGGAGGTTCGCTCGATGAtttcgtcgacaaggcccGGGGAAAGGGCGCGACAGTGGTCCAGGTCAGAGAAGAGGCTGAGGGCGTCCGGCGGGGAGTCGTCTGCTGCACATTGAACGCATCCCATTGA